A region from the uncultured Draconibacterium sp. genome encodes:
- a CDS encoding DNA cytosine methyltransferase — translation MESTYKRKLKVLDSFAGAGGFSLGFELTGRYEIIGGIEYDSWAAETFQFNHKNAKVLVGDIQQYSDDFLLEAFPEKPDVILGGPPCQGFSICNKNSGDPKDPRNSLFNEFIRLGKIFDPEIMIMENVPNIIKARTGDKKLVIEIIKEELEKLGYFTYHTILSATSFGVPQIRKRLVVVASKSKLKNPFPSPTHSLNGESQTLFNGSLKKCPTLWDAISDMPDIEAREGAEEMEYENPPQNSYQKMLRGDSKKVYNNKAMNHSKRVVERFSSMSCGDSVSDVPEHLKPLKRNGNGEISGKVYDQNNRRMHADKPCHTIAASFYANFVHPYKNRNFTPREGARVQSFPDWFVFKGKPTVVSHKLLEREGRAEEKHLCQYNQIGNAVPPLMAKAIAENIDKQLTFQFAKECMYTETI, via the coding sequence ATGGAATCAACATATAAAAGAAAATTAAAGGTATTAGACTCCTTTGCAGGTGCAGGAGGATTCAGTCTTGGATTTGAATTAACTGGAAGGTATGAAATAATTGGTGGTATTGAATATGATAGTTGGGCTGCTGAAACTTTTCAATTTAATCATAAAAATGCAAAAGTATTAGTTGGAGATATTCAGCAATACTCCGATGATTTTTTGTTAGAAGCATTTCCCGAAAAGCCTGACGTAATATTAGGGGGACCTCCGTGCCAAGGATTTTCTATCTGTAATAAAAACTCAGGTGACCCGAAAGACCCTAGAAATTCTTTATTTAATGAATTTATAAGACTTGGTAAAATATTTGACCCAGAAATAATGATAATGGAAAATGTTCCAAATATCATTAAAGCGAGGACTGGTGACAAAAAACTTGTTATTGAAATAATTAAAGAAGAATTAGAAAAGCTAGGTTACTTTACTTATCATACAATTTTAAGTGCTACAAGCTTTGGCGTTCCTCAGATAAGAAAAAGGCTGGTTGTAGTTGCCTCAAAAAGCAAACTAAAAAATCCTTTTCCATCTCCAACCCATTCACTAAATGGTGAATCACAGACTTTGTTCAATGGGAGTTTAAAAAAGTGTCCTACGCTTTGGGATGCGATTTCAGATATGCCAGATATCGAAGCTAGAGAAGGTGCTGAGGAAATGGAATATGAAAATCCACCACAAAACAGTTATCAAAAAATGCTCAGAGGTGATTCAAAAAAAGTATATAATAATAAGGCTATGAATCATTCCAAAAGAGTTGTAGAAAGATTTTCATCAATGTCATGTGGCGATTCAGTTTCAGATGTTCCTGAACATTTGAAACCATTAAAACGAAATGGAAATGGTGAAATATCAGGGAAGGTTTATGACCAAAATAATAGGAGAATGCATGCTGATAAACCTTGTCATACAATAGCTGCTTCATTTTATGCTAATTTTGTTCATCCATATAAAAATCGAAATTTTACACCGCGTGAGGGAGCTAGAGTCCAATCATTTCCTGATTGGTTCGTTTTTAAGGGCAAACCTACTGTGGTAAGTCATAAGTTATTGGAAAGAGAGGGAAGAGCTGAAGAAAAACATCTTTGTCAATATAATCAAATAGGAAATGCAGTTCCACCATTAATGGCTAAGGCTATTGCTGAAAATATAGATAAACAATTAACATTTCAATTTGCAAAAGAATGTATGTACACGGAGACAATTTAG
- a CDS encoding Bpu10I family restriction endonuclease, with protein MYVHGDNLAQKEAHKTKYLDKDSRKYLIEIRKEYDKWRKANEKLKGPYIENSKDDIKILRERVKLFSEYKDFIDQQKYAEKFDSRSNLHSSVLEEFIYYIFRDLVYKFSKSALLGKAHAFKDIFFDSASFTEMINTPNARIEIKDHDFVIGVNIETNMQVSGSKKEQKAILQIPAVAIECKTYLDKTMLEGSSTAAEQLKMKNPNGIYIVVSEWLKLTSQVNLGKYKVDQVYVLRKQKNTDREFRYLDDYVKNPIHADVIEHLYNTVRTHLTSDWEKGVEFGLQKGYLL; from the coding sequence ATGTATGTACACGGAGACAATTTAGCCCAAAAGGAGGCACACAAAACGAAATATCTTGATAAAGATTCAAGAAAATATCTAATTGAAATTAGAAAAGAATATGACAAATGGAGAAAAGCAAATGAAAAGCTTAAAGGTCCCTATATTGAAAATTCTAAAGATGATATAAAAATATTAAGGGAAAGAGTAAAACTGTTTTCAGAGTATAAGGATTTCATTGACCAACAAAAGTATGCAGAAAAGTTTGATTCGAGGTCAAATTTGCATTCAAGTGTATTGGAAGAGTTTATTTATTATATTTTCAGAGACTTGGTTTATAAATTCTCAAAATCAGCCCTGCTTGGTAAGGCTCACGCTTTTAAGGATATATTCTTTGATTCTGCTAGTTTCACAGAGATGATAAACACTCCCAATGCAAGGATTGAAATTAAAGACCATGATTTTGTAATTGGTGTTAATATTGAAACAAACATGCAAGTTTCTGGAAGCAAAAAGGAGCAAAAAGCTATTTTACAAATCCCTGCCGTTGCCATTGAGTGTAAGACCTATTTGGATAAAACGATGCTTGAAGGTTCATCAACCGCAGCTGAACAATTAAAAATGAAAAATCCAAATGGTATTTATATTGTTGTTTCTGAATGGCTAAAGTTGACTTCACAAGTAAATTTAGGAAAATACAAAGTCGACCAAGTTTATGTGCTAAGGAAACAAAAGAATACAGATAGAGAATTTCGATATCTTGACGACTACGTTAAGAATCCGATTCATGCTGACGTAATTGAACATCTATACAATACTGTAAGAACTCATCTAACATCAGATTGGGAAAAAGGTGTTGAGTTTGGATTACAAAAAGGATATTTACTTTAA
- the xerA gene encoding site-specific tyrosine recombinase/integron integrase → MNTRPQIILQKGIHHAQQVIFVLFDYNKELKKHLRELTPAMWSKTYNCWYIKESDFNLNFFFVKFSELAYIDYSELKKPLNKVLQPTARRDYTYRNSIKLPKPYSDKLIQKRYSESTQRTYSAYFKDFLHFFRDVDINDLSKDDINDYMLKLVAEDKISASEQNQRINAIKFYYEKILEREKFLYHIDRPRRSRQLPKVLSKSEVKEIIKQCNNLKHKCILSLIYSAGLRRSELINLKVTEIYSERRLIKIADAKGNKDRYTLLSDALLNMLRDYYKQFRPKFWLFEGNTNGSQYSATSIANILKEAARKARIYRRVTPHMLRHSFATHLLEQGTDLRYIQELLGHSSTKTTEIYTHVTNKNISNIKNPLDELFNDST, encoded by the coding sequence GCCCACAAATAATACTGCAAAAAGGAATACACCACGCGCAACAGGTTATTTTTGTTCTTTTTGATTATAATAAAGAATTGAAAAAACACTTACGCGAGTTAACTCCTGCCATGTGGAGTAAAACCTACAACTGCTGGTACATTAAAGAAAGTGACTTTAATCTGAATTTCTTTTTTGTAAAATTCAGCGAACTGGCCTACATTGATTATTCGGAGCTAAAGAAACCGCTTAACAAGGTTCTGCAACCAACGGCACGTCGCGACTATACTTACCGCAACAGTATTAAGCTTCCCAAACCCTATTCCGATAAATTAATTCAGAAACGGTATAGCGAAAGTACCCAACGCACCTACTCGGCTTATTTTAAGGATTTTCTGCATTTCTTCAGAGATGTTGACATTAATGATTTGAGCAAAGACGATATTAATGATTATATGTTAAAACTTGTGGCAGAAGATAAAATATCGGCAAGTGAGCAGAACCAACGCATAAACGCCATTAAGTTTTATTATGAGAAGATATTGGAGCGAGAGAAGTTTCTTTACCATATTGACAGGCCCAGACGGAGCAGGCAATTGCCTAAAGTTTTGAGCAAAAGCGAAGTAAAGGAAATTATTAAACAGTGCAACAACTTAAAACACAAATGTATATTATCGTTGATTTATTCGGCTGGCTTACGCCGAAGCGAATTAATTAATTTAAAGGTTACAGAGATATACTCGGAGCGCCGATTAATAAAGATTGCTGATGCAAAAGGGAATAAAGACCGGTACACCTTGCTATCTGACGCCCTTTTAAATATGCTTCGTGATTATTATAAACAATTTCGTCCAAAGTTTTGGCTTTTTGAAGGAAATACAAATGGCTCGCAATACAGTGCCACAAGTATTGCAAATATTTTAAAAGAAGCTGCCCGAAAAGCACGAATCTACCGAAGAGTAACACCACATATGTTACGCCATTCGTTTGCCACACATTTACTGGAGCAAGGCACAGATCTAAGGTACATACAGGAACTCTTGGGCCATAGCTCGACAAAAACTACAGAGATTTACACCCATGTAACCAATAAAAATATTAGTAATATTAAAAACCCGTTGGATGAACTTTTTAACGATTCAACATAA
- a CDS encoding helix-turn-helix transcriptional regulator has protein sequence MNNFGQKLKSMRELKGDPLRIVAFHLGVDQAVLSKIENGKRKATKRQVEMISDYFEVSTKELIIDWLSDKIVYDIEDEEFGYEAIKVAEEKIKYLKSNR, from the coding sequence ATGAATAATTTTGGACAAAAGCTTAAATCAATGAGAGAATTGAAAGGAGACCCTTTACGAATTGTTGCTTTTCACCTTGGAGTAGACCAAGCAGTATTAAGTAAAATTGAAAATGGCAAACGTAAGGCAACGAAAAGACAGGTAGAAATGATTTCTGACTACTTTGAGGTTTCGACAAAGGAACTTATAATTGATTGGTTAAGTGATAAGATTGTTTATGATATTGAAGACGAAGAATTTGGGTACGAAGCAATAAAAGTTGCAGAAGAAAAAATCAAATATTTGAAATCAAATAGGTGA